The proteins below come from a single Sphingomonas carotinifaciens genomic window:
- a CDS encoding DUF3429 domain-containing protein: MAHVSAPARLLGFSGLLPPLALVLAQIVIPDPAWPIVTFAYTALIFSFLGGLWWTLALGRETRQTPLLLAAVTPSLVAFALFLLAVFRLSTTWPLVLLGSAVFLTLLVDRHLATTGEAPTGWMGLRIPLSLGLGTLTILMALLTR; this comes from the coding sequence ATGGCGCATGTCTCCGCCCCGGCACGCCTGCTCGGCTTTTCCGGCCTGCTCCCGCCGCTGGCCCTGGTGCTGGCGCAGATCGTCATCCCCGACCCCGCCTGGCCGATCGTCACCTTCGCCTATACGGCGCTGATCTTCAGCTTCCTGGGCGGCCTGTGGTGGACGCTCGCGCTCGGTCGCGAAACGCGGCAAACGCCGCTGCTGCTCGCTGCGGTCACGCCCTCGCTCGTCGCCTTTGCGCTGTTCCTGCTTGCCGTCTTCCGCCTGTCGACGACATGGCCACTGGTCCTGCTCGGCAGCGCGGTGTTCCTGACCCTGCTGGTCGACCGCCATCTGGCGACCACGGGTGAGGCGCCCACCGGCTGGATGGGCCTGCGCATCCCCTTGTCGCTCGGCCTCGGCACCCTGACGATCTTGATGGCGCTGCTGACCCGCTGA